DNA from Bubalus bubalis isolate 160015118507 breed Murrah chromosome 7, NDDB_SH_1, whole genome shotgun sequence:
TGCGTCCTATTTTAGGTTCCGTGTCACATAAAGCTGAGTTACCTTTTCCAAACGAGCTGACCAGACAGGTTACATCAGTGTGCCGCATAAAACTTAAACTTTGAACAAAATACATTTCTCCTCCTTTGGTCTCACACAGAAATCAAAGTCCCCAAACATAATATCATCCTCCAGCCCTTCTTCTGGTTCATCAGTCCCAGCCAGATCAGCTCCAGTCACATTCCCAGTTGAAGTCTGGTCCcttcttcagcttctttagcgatTGCTGCATGGAGTCATCTTCCAGAAATAATGTAGTTCCTTCAGGACCTTCAGAGCCAGAGAACCCCAACTCTGAGTCTCATCTGTCACACACAGACCCAAAGTTCCAGGGAGCTATCAGGTCACACAAGAAAGAGCAAAGCACCTCAAAACTTAGGAACAAGTTTAGGAAAGCCCAGGAACAAATGTGGCTGCTGTAAGAGCTTACAATCTAGGCCCTAACTCTTGTGAGtgcattttccaaattaaagTTACCTCtccaaacaaaaacatttaacaGTCAAAACTGAAATTGAGGTCATTAACCACAGACCATAGCAGAAACGTAGTGTAAGTGAGAACAGAGTATAGAcagaaaggggggggggggggggggagagagaaaacaaaaggctCTCTGGTTTCAGCTTCTCCAGGGTGTCAGCCAATCTCCATCAGTTGACCAGAATCCATTGGCTGTAAATCTAAAGTGAAAGTGGGAGAAACTCATCATCAACAGGTTAATCCGGAGTGGGAAAAAAACAACTCAGTAACATTACAAATTCAGCCTCGCAGGAAACCATCTCTTCCGGAGGCCATTTGACTCCTTCCAGCAAAATCTGGGACCGTCCAATAATGGCCTTCTCTCTGCTAATTCTGTTATTTCTATCCCCGTCTGCCTAATGGTCTATGCTGTGATTTTCGTTGTTTATTACCCTAGTAGTTATCCTAATGACCGTGATTTTAGCTTTCAACCACTTACTAAGTCAAAACCAACCAACCGGCTTTCCCCCTAATTGCCAGTTCAAGAGTAAACAATTTTTGTACGCCCTAACACCTCCTAACGTAAAAACTTGAGTAGAATTCTATTCTCTTCTGCCAACTCCCACCCGCCGGGCATCCCCTGTAAACAAACGTCCCCGAGGCCGACCCAACCGTCGGGCAACCGCTGGGACCCCCGTgctgtcccccaccccccgccttaCCGCCGACCCTCCTTCAGGACGACTCGCTCTTCTCTATCCGCCGCACCAGCTCCACCAGCATCTCTGCCATCTTCGCGATCTCCTTGGCCTTCTCCTCCGCCTTCTCGCACCGTTTGGTCCCCCGGCCCTCGACTCCGTCGTCCGGATTCTGCAGATGGTTGAGCGCGCTCTCCTCCGAGGCCTCCACCTGCGTCTTTATCTGGATGAGCATATTGTccatctcccacagcttgctTCGGTTCCGCAGGTAGGCCCGCCCGTGCTCACGGGAGAGTGCTGCGATGTCCTCGCGCATCTCGTTGATGACCGGCAGCAGGAACTGCTCGAAGTCCTCCTCGGGCTCCAGCACCTCCACCTCCTCCGGCTCCGCCAGCTCCACGATGTCCAAGGGCCGCATCTTCCCCGCTTTACCCGAACCACAGGATGCGAGGCGGCTGCAGAGAGAAAATGGAGACCCGCGGGGCTTACCAACACACTTCCAGAATATTCTTTAAAACTTTCACCCCTTTTAAACTTTTCGCCTCACAGAAGCTACGGAAGACGAGCGACTTACGAGCAGAGAAGCGGAGGACAAAATGGAGGCTCAGCCGTCAACCAGCGCCCTGCGTGTTGCGGCCCCTTTCACGACACCGCCGTGCCTCTTTACGGTCACGCCGCTGGTGGAACTAGCTGCGGGCTCGCGCACGTCAGTAGAGGGCGACGCAACCCGCTTTACTGCGGCCGCACGCGCGCACACCCAAGCTCTCTCTACCCCTTCGCCTCCGGGCTGCGTCCTTTTGTAACACACGCACGCGCAGACGCACACGCACGAGCTCCCTTATCTCCCTCCCCCTTCACCCCTGGCGGCCTGCCGCTGCTAACCCACGCAGTGTGCACGTGGGCTCTCGTCTTCTCCCCACCGTTACCCTCGTGCTGCGCTCGCCTCCGCAACCCACGCAGGGGCAGGCAACACTCCCTCTTGTCTCGCTTCGTTTTCATCCCCAAACCTCCATCCGGCTGCT
Protein-coding regions in this window:
- the LOC102395812 gene encoding MORF4 family-associated protein 1; this encodes MRPLDIVELAEPEEVEVLEPEEDFEQFLLPVINEMREDIAALSREHGRAYLRNRSKLWEMDNMLIQIKTQVEASEESALNHLQNPDDGVEGRGTKRCEKAEEKAKEIAKMAEMLVELVRRIEKSESS